A genome region from Candidatus Aminicenantes bacterium includes the following:
- a CDS encoding FHA domain-containing protein, with protein MTQSNVPASVAARLVGRNGEYLGNEFFIKGDDFLIGRAFECHLMLNDEMISSQHARIVRSGEHYELQDLGSTNGTFVNGEKIAKKVLRTGDKLMFGALEFEFSRPLDVSRTMVATPEAMAELAKAKAHAIPAAAPAPAPAAAMEVVKIPKAAPGHPLAGLIPGVLMGLLIAYIVPLLAAAFQLNKLGNLTVTGVGQFLKSWAGTFPGMHTHVGLASFDLSNMTSLIALIGLALGPFVGGFLARRLGRRGQIGTALAFAISYAVVALIIQIAVFKAAFSDLPLSYPGIVRSLGPWGNFVVVLAYFVGVVFVISLIGGLFGRSRKSD; from the coding sequence ATGACCCAATCCAACGTCCCCGCCAGCGTCGCTGCCCGGCTGGTCGGCCGCAACGGCGAATATCTAGGCAACGAATTCTTCATCAAAGGCGACGATTTCCTGATCGGCCGCGCCTTCGAATGCCACCTCATGCTGAACGACGAGATGATCTCGAGCCAGCACGCCCGGATCGTCCGTTCGGGTGAGCATTACGAGCTGCAGGATCTCGGATCGACCAACGGCACCTTCGTCAACGGCGAGAAGATCGCCAAGAAGGTCCTGCGGACGGGCGACAAGCTCATGTTCGGGGCTTTAGAGTTCGAATTCTCGCGTCCGCTCGACGTCAGCCGGACGATGGTGGCGACCCCCGAGGCCATGGCCGAGCTGGCTAAGGCCAAGGCGCATGCCATCCCGGCCGCGGCTCCGGCTCCGGCCCCGGCCGCGGCGATGGAAGTCGTCAAGATCCCCAAGGCGGCCCCAGGCCATCCGCTGGCCGGGCTGATCCCGGGCGTACTGATGGGCCTTCTCATTGCCTACATCGTGCCGCTCCTGGCTGCGGCTTTCCAGTTAAATAAGCTGGGCAATTTGACCGTTACGGGCGTCGGACAATTCTTGAAAAGCTGGGCCGGCACCTTCCCCGGCATGCATACGCATGTCGGATTGGCATCCTTCGACCTGAGCAACATGACCAGCTTGATTGCCCTCATCGGCTTGGCCCTAGGGCCGTTCGTAGGCGGATTCCTCGCCCGCCGCTTGGGCCGCCGCGGTCAGATCGGTACAGCCTTGGCATTTGCCATCAGCTATGCCGTTGTCGCGCTCATCATCCAGATCGCCGTGTTTAAAGCGGCTTTCTCGGATCTGCCCTTGTCCTACCCGGGAATCGTTCGTTCGTTGGGCCCCTGGGGTAATTTCGTAGTCGTCCTGGCGTACTTCGTAGGGGTGGTTTTCGTCATCAGCCTCATCGGGGGGCTTTTCGGCCGAAGCCGCAAATCGGACTAG
- a CDS encoding alpha-xylosidase has protein sequence MRPYDTPREFDWVRRALGWKTEGGTLRFDLETAWGRSARLSFRFIAVDIVRWTFVPKGSAEPRPTESIHPSTGFKPPAWQVRPLPGGLEVTGLQGGLKIDFDPWVMRFLDRRGRPLLAENPADMDGLGHPFVPPLGFVRDSRAVSRVTQSFKLGPDEHLYGLGEKFTRLDKAGARLVSWTQDALGSTSERSHKNVPFLWSTRGWGLFVDGGARIAWDLGAQSTQSFTVTADQGTLDAYAIFGPGPAAILKRYADLTGYAPVPPKWSFGLWVSSGGTYRTQAAIEALVDGLGEHGIPAGVVHIDPWWMQWRRYCDFRWDRDAFPHPDSLIRKLHGLGLKLCLWEHPYVSIESDLFELGKREGFFLKRPDGGVYVIDYGLSLAPRPDGIVRRARRADSWNARVAIIDLTNPEARRWFKDLHRPLLRQGVDVFKTDFGEDIPADAVFHDGTTGATRHNLYPLLYNQAVDEVTREERGYGLVWSRSGTAGSQRFPVAWSGDPAADWDSLAATIRGGLCAGLSGIPFWSHDIGGYRGKPTPDLYIRWAQFGLLCSHSRMHGDGPREPWIFGPDALRIVRKFVRLRYRLFPYLYSLAHEAAATGLPVMRALPLAFPDDPSVHGHDLEFMLGPWLLIAPVVDPSGTRTVYLPHLDTAKQGTKGAKGEKRKTAPSPENGEGGEWIDYWTGDRYAAGQSLKLKVPLSRIPIFVRAGAILPMMADAERIPEGPIEKLIIHIYADAKSSFTLLEDEGRTRFDLDRRGNHYALAVKGWRPKHDLKIIWR, from the coding sequence ATGAGACCTTATGATACGCCGCGGGAATTCGACTGGGTCAGGCGCGCCTTAGGCTGGAAGACGGAAGGGGGCACTCTTCGCTTCGACCTCGAAACGGCCTGGGGCCGGAGCGCCCGACTGTCGTTCCGTTTCATTGCCGTTGATATCGTCCGCTGGACGTTCGTCCCCAAAGGCTCGGCGGAACCCCGCCCGACGGAATCGATACACCCTTCGACCGGCTTCAAGCCGCCGGCCTGGCAGGTTCGGCCTCTGCCGGGCGGCTTAGAGGTCACGGGTCTGCAAGGCGGGCTGAAAATCGATTTCGATCCCTGGGTCATGCGTTTCCTCGACCGCCGCGGCCGGCCCCTGCTGGCCGAAAATCCCGCGGACATGGACGGCCTCGGCCATCCCTTCGTCCCGCCCCTCGGCTTCGTCCGCGACAGCCGTGCCGTCTCCCGGGTGACCCAGTCCTTCAAGCTCGGTCCGGACGAGCATCTCTACGGCCTGGGCGAAAAGTTCACCCGTTTGGACAAGGCCGGCGCCCGGCTCGTCTCCTGGACCCAAGACGCTCTCGGTTCGACCAGCGAACGATCCCACAAGAACGTCCCGTTCCTCTGGAGCACCCGCGGCTGGGGCCTATTCGTCGACGGCGGCGCGCGGATCGCCTGGGACTTGGGCGCCCAAAGCACGCAATCGTTTACCGTGACCGCGGATCAAGGGACGCTGGATGCCTATGCGATCTTCGGTCCCGGGCCGGCCGCGATCCTCAAGCGCTACGCCGACCTCACTGGCTATGCGCCCGTGCCGCCGAAATGGAGCTTCGGGCTTTGGGTGTCGTCGGGCGGGACTTATCGGACCCAGGCCGCCATCGAGGCCCTCGTCGACGGATTGGGAGAGCACGGCATCCCGGCCGGCGTCGTCCACATCGATCCTTGGTGGATGCAGTGGCGGCGATACTGCGATTTCCGTTGGGACCGCGACGCCTTCCCCCACCCCGACAGCCTGATCCGCAAGCTTCACGGCCTCGGGCTCAAGCTCTGCCTCTGGGAGCATCCCTACGTCTCGATCGAGAGCGACTTGTTCGAGCTGGGCAAACGCGAGGGCTTCTTCCTCAAGCGGCCTGACGGCGGAGTTTACGTTATCGACTATGGGCTGTCGCTGGCGCCCCGGCCGGACGGCATCGTGCGGCGGGCCCGGCGCGCGGACTCCTGGAACGCCCGCGTCGCGATTATCGATCTCACCAATCCCGAGGCGCGCCGGTGGTTCAAGGATCTTCACCGGCCGCTGCTCCGGCAAGGCGTCGATGTCTTCAAGACGGACTTCGGGGAGGACATTCCGGCCGACGCCGTCTTCCATGACGGAACGACCGGCGCGACACGGCATAATCTCTACCCGCTCCTCTACAACCAGGCCGTGGACGAGGTGACGCGCGAGGAGCGCGGCTACGGGCTGGTCTGGAGCCGCTCCGGCACGGCCGGAAGCCAGCGCTTTCCCGTGGCCTGGTCGGGCGACCCGGCCGCCGACTGGGACAGCCTGGCGGCCACCATTCGGGGCGGACTGTGCGCCGGGCTCTCCGGCATCCCGTTCTGGAGCCACGATATCGGCGGCTACCGGGGCAAGCCGACGCCCGATCTCTATATCCGCTGGGCCCAGTTCGGGCTGCTCTGCTCACACAGCCGGATGCACGGCGACGGACCGCGCGAGCCGTGGATCTTCGGACCCGACGCTCTGCGGATCGTCCGAAAATTCGTCCGCCTTCGCTATCGGCTTTTCCCGTATCTCTACAGCCTGGCCCATGAGGCGGCGGCGACGGGCCTGCCCGTAATGCGGGCGCTGCCGTTGGCCTTCCCTGATGATCCGAGCGTCCATGGCCACGACCTCGAGTTCATGCTGGGGCCTTGGCTTCTCATCGCCCCCGTCGTCGATCCGTCGGGGACAAGAACCGTCTACCTACCTCACCTGGATACAGCCAAGCAGGGGACAAAAGGCGCCAAGGGCGAAAAGAGAAAAACGGCCCCTTCACCGGAAAACGGCGAGGGCGGCGAGTGGATCGATTATTGGACCGGCGACCGATACGCCGCCGGACAGAGCCTCAAGCTCAAGGTGCCCCTATCGCGCATCCCGATCTTCGTCCGGGCCGGGGCCATTCTGCCGATGATGGCCGACGCCGAGCGGATTCCCGAAGGGCCGATCGAAAAGCTGATTATCCATATCTACGCCGACGCCAAGTCCTCGTTCACGCTTTTAGAGGACGAGGGTCGGACGCGCTTCGATCT